The following is a genomic window from Pyxidicoccus trucidator.
CGCTGACCCGAGTGCCCCTGTCCGATCTGGGGACGCACGCGGAGCTGATCTGGACGCTCTACGTCCCCCCCCGAGAGCAGCCCAACGTCGATAGCGAGATGGTGCTGCGCCTCGGGCTGAGTGCTGCCCTCGGCTGAGGACGAATGACCATGGCACCGACCGAGACCATCACGAAGCGCGAGCAGCTCGTCACCGCGCTCTACGATGCCGCGGAGCTGGAGCACACGCTCTGCTGCCAGTACCTCTTCGCGGCCTTCTCGCTGAAGGCCCGCAAGGAGGAATGGCCAGGTGACGCCGTCGCCTGGGAGTGCGTGCGCGAGTGGAAGAGCCGCCTGTTGCTGCTCGCCCGCCAGGAGATGGTGCACCTGGGGGTCGTCTGCAACCTGCTCAGCGTCGTCGGAGGAGCACCGCATCTGGAGCGGCCGAACTTCCCGATGCCAGCGCCGCTCTTCATGCCCGATCAGAGGTTCGACCTGCTGCCCTTCAACGAGGAGGCTCTCGACCGGTTCATCCTCGTGGAGCGACCTCGTGACTCGGACAGTGATGGCGCACCACAGCCGACGGTGCCGCTCCCTCGGCCGGCGCTGAAGGTCAGGCAGGATCGGCATACCGGGGCTGTCAGTATCTGCGCCGTGGAGCCCGGTACTCGCTTCGAAGGGGAGGAACTGCTCCCGGATGACGAGTTGATCCGCATCGACAACCGGGAGCTCACCGCCGCCCGACAGTGTGAGTTCCTGAAGGAGGCCAAGCCCGGGACTGTGGTGCCGATTGAAGCACGCAGGAAGGGGTGCCAGCAGCCACTCCACACGAAGGTGGCACTGGACGCCGGCTTCAGCCGTCCGCTGCTTGGCTACGACAGCGTCGCCGACCTCTACGAGAAGATTGACGTAGGACTGGGGCTCCTTGCCGGGACGAAACCCAACCAGCTCCTGGTCAACCGGGGCGAGGGACAGATTACCAACGAGAGCTTCAACTACCCCACCAGCCAGGTCGTCCACGACATGTTCTTCCCGAAGATCAAGGACCTCAAGTCAGCAAGGGGGGCAATCCAGTTCGTCCAGAAGCAGGGGGAAGGGACCCTGAAGGAAGGCGGCCACCATGCGCTTCTCCTGCAGACGCGGAAAGAACTCATCCAGATGCAAGCGACCCATGGGCCTGCTTTCACCCCTGCTCGACCCGTGCGCTCCAATCCACAGGCGCGCGAGGACCTGTCCCGTGAAGGCGCTGCCTTCATCGAACAGCACGAGGCCAGAGACGTGGCCCTCCTGCTTAACTACGCCTACGAGACGATGCTGATGATGCTGGTCCGCCTGTATGCGGATGCGGGCCGGGACAGCTCCAAGCAGTTCATCGTGCTCCGCGATACCGCGCTCAGGTCCATCATGACGATGGTCATCCGTCCGCTGGGCGAAGTGCTCACGGAGCTGCCGGCCTCGGAGGATGGAAAGTGGATGGCGGGTGCCTCCTTCGAGATCGACAGCCGCATACCGCTGATCCACAACACCAAGGCCGCGTGGGCCATCTTCCAGGAACGGCTGACGAACCTGGCCGAGCGGTCGAAGAAGATGTGCGGACGCACGGGCGTTCTCGAGAGGATGAACTACGTCCATCAGAATCTGGACTGCCTCGCCAGGGACCTGGGCGTGAGACTCAAGGAGAAGTGACAGGTCATGCTCACGCTCTTGTTCGACGGTTGGTTCCAGTGCCGGCTTCCCACCAACCCCGATCCCGCGGACGAACCTCGGGGCGTCTCGGGATACACGTTCGCCCTCGCGAACGAGCTGGATCTCGACAGGATCATCCGCTTCAACGACCCGGTGGATCCCCGTTCCCATGCGCCTCAGGTGGGCGTGGCCGTCCGTTCGGTGCTCGTCGATGGGGTGGCTCTGCCGTTCAACCACCCCCTGGTGGGAGCCCGGGTCGATCTGCTCGGCAAACCGGTGTTCGACGCGGCCAATGGCATCCTCATCGAAGAGGCCTATGAGCCCATCATGCCCTTTGATCTCCAGGTGTCCCTCCCCGGCCAGGGAGAGCTGCTGCGGGCGAAACTGCCCGATTTCGATACCTATAAACAGGACCAGGCCAAGCGGCGGCTGCAGGTCGTGAAGTTCTTCGAGTGCCACCTCTTCGCAGCCCAGGCAGGCGTGCAGGATCCTCTTGCATGGCGTAGACGGCGACTCGAGCAGCTGCGGGTGGACCTGGCGAAGAGTGGCAACGCGGTCGAGCAGTGCGCATTGCGCAAGCGCATCCAGGAACTGGAGGTCACCGAGCCCCGGAAGAATGGGGCTTCCCAGTTCACCGAACGGAGGCTGCTCTTCTTGAACGTGGTGGAGATTCGCCGCGTGGAGCTCGATGGCCAGAAGGGCTCCCGCGTTCCAGCGTTGCTGGGGCGAGAGCCGGACATGAACCAGCGCTGGGTGGCCGAGCTCTGGATGGGGGCCTGGGACGCGGATGCGCTCAGCGGTTTCGTGAAGGGCGCAATTCTGATCCCCTTGCGCCCGGAGTCCTCATCGCGAAGTGTCCTCAGGTCAACGCGGGGCGGCACCCGGCGCGCCACGCGCCAGCCGTAGGCCGATGCTCCAGTCCCGGGTGACGGGTTGGGTTTCAATGCGTGCGGCGACACGCAGGAGCGTGGCGTCCATGTACCAGTTGCCGCCGCGCGGGATGACCACGGCGGGGCTGCCACCGGGCGCCTCGAGCACATAGCGCCCGTCTTGCAGTTCTGGGCCTTCGGCGCGGAAGGAGTCGAGGCACCAGTCCGCGACATTGCCGGAAAGGCCCCGGACGAAGTAGGGGCTCTCGTCCGCAGGAAAGGTGTCAACGGGTTCGATGCGAGGCAGACCCGGGCGGCTCTCACGCATGTTGCACCAGGTCGGATCGAGGAAGTCCCCCCAGGGGTAGGCGCGCCCATCGACGCCGCGTGCTGCCTTCTCCCATTCCAGCTCTCCCGGCAGTCGCCAGGGGAGCCCTGTTCGTGCGGCCGTCCAGCGGGTGAATGCCGCCGCGCCGTGCCAGTCCACCATGACCACGGGCCCATCCAGGCTCCAGGTTTCTCCATTGATGTCCTGGGTCAGCTTGAATCGCCCGTGCTCGTCGCGCGAGCAGAGCAGGCCGCCAGGTTCCTCTGGGCGGAGCGCCCGGTCCCGGGGCGCCCATTGAAGGGCTTCTGCTTCTCGCCCCTCATCCAGCAGCCCATTGAGGAAGGCGAGATACTCGGCGTTGGTGACGGGGAAACGGCGCATGACGAAGCCGTCCACCCAGCAGCTCCGCAGTGGCATCGGCGAACCACCCGCCAGCGGGTCTCCCCCTCCCGTGAACCACCCTGAAGGCACATAGAGGTCGTCGGGACCCAGTTCGTGCGGAAGCGGAAGGTGGATGGGCAGGGGCTCATGTCCGCCCGGACGGATGCCATCCCAGTGCTGCTGACGCAGGATTCGGATGGGGTAGCGCACCGGAACCCGGCCCTCGGCACGCAACACCAGCAGGTAGCTGCCCATGGGAAGGGTGACGCGGTTCAAAGGCGTTCGGCCGAGGATTCGCACCGGCTCGGTGACGAGCCGCCGG
Proteins encoded in this region:
- a CDS encoding ferritin-like domain-containing protein translates to MAPTETITKREQLVTALYDAAELEHTLCCQYLFAAFSLKARKEEWPGDAVAWECVREWKSRLLLLARQEMVHLGVVCNLLSVVGGAPHLERPNFPMPAPLFMPDQRFDLLPFNEEALDRFILVERPRDSDSDGAPQPTVPLPRPALKVRQDRHTGAVSICAVEPGTRFEGEELLPDDELIRIDNRELTAARQCEFLKEAKPGTVVPIEARRKGCQQPLHTKVALDAGFSRPLLGYDSVADLYEKIDVGLGLLAGTKPNQLLVNRGEGQITNESFNYPTSQVVHDMFFPKIKDLKSARGAIQFVQKQGEGTLKEGGHHALLLQTRKELIQMQATHGPAFTPARPVRSNPQAREDLSREGAAFIEQHEARDVALLLNYAYETMLMMLVRLYADAGRDSSKQFIVLRDTALRSIMTMVIRPLGEVLTELPASEDGKWMAGASFEIDSRIPLIHNTKAAWAIFQERLTNLAERSKKMCGRTGVLERMNYVHQNLDCLARDLGVRLKEK